A window of Geomonas agri contains these coding sequences:
- a CDS encoding class I SAM-dependent methyltransferase produces MESDRVKWDQRYSGPEHFFSFAPSRLLANSLERIMSLVPGRRSLDLACGEGRNCIYLAQHGFDATGVDISPRGLERARKRAAEVGVTVELIEADLECWRPQGEYHLILNFNFLMRDLIPALVQALAPGGVLLMETILDAPGMPGEHRKDFLLQPGELGRIFGGYPGRVLLLEEEVDAPEMPVARVMFQKQV; encoded by the coding sequence ATGGAGTCTGATCGCGTCAAATGGGACCAGCGTTACAGCGGCCCGGAACATTTCTTTTCTTTCGCCCCTTCGCGGCTGTTGGCCAATTCGTTGGAACGCATCATGTCCCTGGTCCCGGGGCGGCGGAGCCTCGACTTGGCCTGCGGCGAGGGACGCAACTGCATTTACCTGGCGCAGCACGGCTTCGATGCCACGGGCGTGGACATCTCGCCCCGGGGGCTGGAGCGCGCCAGGAAGCGGGCGGCCGAGGTCGGCGTCACCGTTGAGCTCATCGAGGCGGACCTGGAGTGCTGGCGACCGCAAGGGGAGTACCACCTGATCCTCAACTTCAACTTCCTGATGCGGGATCTCATCCCGGCGCTGGTGCAGGCGCTGGCCCCGGGAGGTGTGCTGCTCATGGAGACCATACTGGACGCGCCGGGGATGCCGGGGGAGCACCGCAAGGATTTTCTGCTGCAGCCGGGGGAGCTTGGACGCATCTTCGGCGGGTATCCGGGGCGGGTCCTGCTGCTGGAAGAGGAGGTCGATGCGCCGGAGATGCCGGTGGCGCGGGTGATGTTTCAGAAGCAGGTGTAG
- a CDS encoding OmpP1/FadL family transporter: MRRWLWWVLMLCALPGLRGVCHGAGFKVSEQGSKAMAMGNAFAAQADDPSALYFNPAGIAFLPGIQVNLGALGIIVPQTEFQGTTPLSGTPPLDTGATTVTERSRRDILIAPTLYATYALESLPLSFGLGINAIYPLSKSWDDSSVFRNQVQIASIKPINFQPTIAYRFEELNVGVAAGIDVTYAQVSLQKSLYSPVIDPTAPAPPFGAYEVGSLGVDGTATDLGYNFGLLWKPRSDLNFGLAYRSKITLDIEGDANFLATTPTGMGAIGLADSAVFPYTRARASSSASTKITLPDTLDVAVAWRPTEKVTLEFDATRTGWSSFKKLEINFDSPQFAAFNNQLDPRNWRDVWSYKFGAQYQMNPRLALRAGYSFDESPVPNETVDPLLPDADRHSFSVGAGIGNTVGTVDLAYMWVHFVDRTVHNQDMTTLRGANGVFKSDAYLLAANLNIKF; the protein is encoded by the coding sequence ATGAGAAGGTGGCTGTGGTGGGTCCTGATGCTCTGCGCCCTTCCCGGGCTGCGCGGTGTCTGTCACGGAGCAGGCTTCAAGGTCAGCGAGCAGGGATCCAAGGCGATGGCAATGGGGAACGCCTTCGCCGCCCAAGCCGACGACCCGAGCGCCCTGTACTTTAACCCCGCCGGCATTGCCTTCCTGCCCGGCATCCAGGTGAATCTAGGCGCTTTGGGGATTATCGTGCCCCAGACCGAGTTCCAGGGCACCACCCCCCTGTCCGGCACCCCGCCGCTGGACACGGGGGCCACCACGGTCACTGAGCGCTCCCGGCGCGACATTCTCATTGCCCCCACCCTGTACGCTACCTACGCGCTCGAAAGCCTCCCTCTCTCCTTCGGCCTCGGCATCAACGCGATCTATCCGTTGTCCAAGTCCTGGGACGACTCCAGCGTCTTCCGGAACCAGGTACAGATCGCCTCGATCAAGCCCATCAACTTCCAGCCCACTATCGCCTACCGCTTCGAAGAACTCAATGTAGGGGTCGCGGCCGGCATCGACGTCACCTATGCACAGGTCTCGCTACAGAAATCCCTCTACTCGCCGGTCATCGACCCTACCGCGCCAGCGCCCCCATTCGGCGCCTACGAAGTGGGCTCCCTCGGCGTGGACGGTACGGCCACCGACCTCGGGTACAACTTCGGGCTCCTCTGGAAGCCGCGTAGCGACTTGAACTTTGGCCTAGCCTACCGGAGCAAGATCACGCTCGACATCGAGGGCGATGCCAATTTCCTTGCCACGACCCCGACCGGGATGGGGGCCATCGGCCTGGCCGACTCGGCCGTCTTCCCCTACACCAGGGCCCGCGCCAGTAGCAGCGCCTCCACCAAGATCACCCTTCCGGACACGCTGGATGTCGCGGTGGCGTGGCGCCCGACCGAAAAGGTCACCCTCGAATTCGATGCCACCCGCACCGGCTGGAGCAGTTTCAAGAAGCTCGAGATCAACTTCGACTCCCCTCAGTTCGCCGCCTTCAACAACCAGCTTGACCCGAGAAACTGGCGCGATGTCTGGAGCTACAAGTTCGGCGCCCAGTACCAGATGAATCCGCGCCTGGCCCTGCGCGCCGGCTACTCCTTCGATGAATCGCCGGTCCCCAACGAAACCGTGGACCCGCTGCTCCCTGACGCTGACCGGCACAGTTTCTCGGTGGGCGCCGGCATCGGCAATACCGTGGGGACAGTCGACCTCGCCTATATGTGGGTACACTTCGTGGACCGTACGGTGCACAACCAGGACATGACCACCCTGCGGGGGGCAAACGGCGTCTTCAAGAGCGACGCCTACCTGCTGGCCGCCAACCTGAACATCAAGTTCTGA